The Manihot esculenta cultivar AM560-2 chromosome 17, M.esculenta_v8, whole genome shotgun sequence genome contains the following window.
GTGTGCAAGTCAACATGCTTTATACTGTGTGCAAGTCACCATGCTTGGGGGAAAGCATTTGGTTGGTTCGAAACTGaatcaaataagaaaaataaaactgaacAACTGAAATTTCTATACTGAACCAAATGTGAAGGAATAACCGAACCAAAAAAATACATTTGGTTCATTTCAGTTTGGATAGAACCGAAAATAGTAGAAAAATTGACATATATCTCAATTCACATCTACAAAGTAAACATCAATATTCAACAATCAGCAATTCAAATGCCCTAGGGACTTGGGAGATGCAGAATGTGGCCACAGGAGAAGAGGATAGCGAATTCAGCAACATTCAGACTCCTAGCACAATCAACACTTGACACATGCACTAATTCTTTGCTACCTGGAGAATTGTGGATCTTGCTAGCAGAAATGGGAGATGGCGACACAGATGAGATGTGATGGTGAATGGAGATGGCGAAACAGACAACACGTGATGGAGGAGTTCTTGCTAGCTGAAAAGGGAGCAGTGGCAGTGAGAAGAAATGAAGTTCTTCTCTAGCGTAATGAGTCCAGAGGATAACAGAGATGGAGAATGCACCAAAAGATTGGTGGGAGTAGAGGATGTGGTTGCTGTATTCCATGGCAGCTGATATATTTCTCTTGTTCTGTGCTCTCATGCATAGATCAAGGGAGAGCAATCAAAAGGGGAGAAATAAGAGGGTTGAGAGAGATGAGAGTAAGGGAGGAGGGGAAGACAGGGAATGTAAAGAAGGAAGAGAAAAACAATGTGGCAACATTTCAACTCCAAGTATGCTGCTCCAATGCAGGAGTGGCCTTTAGACCAGTCGCCAGTTGGGTTAAGCTCAATGGTCTTCTTGGCATCAGCAAGCATGTCAGCATAGTTGTGGAGTGAGGTGAGAGTCACAGATTGCTGGTTGTAGAGGATGTGGTTGCTGTATTCCGTAGCAGCTGATATATTTCTCTTGTTCTGAGCTCTCATGCATGGATCAACAGAAAGAGGGAGCAAAAGGAGTGAAAGATAGATAGGTTGAGAGAGATGAGAGAAAGTAAGGGAGGAGGGAAAGGCTGAGAACATGAAGAAGGAAGAGAAAACAGTATGCCTACATTTCAATTTCAGTTTCTTTTCTAATGGGTTGGCACTTGGCACCAGCTAGGCATGGCATGTCAGCAGCATGTGTGAGCTATATTCAGAATCCAGTAAAGTGGGTTTTGTGTTCATTATATTGAAATTGGTGGAGTTTATGGGACGATTGAATGTTACGAGAATATGGTTGGTGAAATTTgccatgattaaaaccataactGGGAAATTTTGTTCATATGGATATAGTATTTCTTTTGCCCTTCTAGATACAGAAAATAGTTTTTTCTCCTTGTAAGATATCTCTTCTGTTGCATATGTATCTTTGTTATATATTCATTTATGATATttgtatattttcatttttctacACTTTCCTGCAttactattaattattaattgcaGTTTCCTTTATATTATACACTCAGGACATTGTCATTGCAACCCCTGGTCGTCTGAAGGATCTAATTGAAATGAATGTATGCAACCTAACGGAAGTATCTTTTGTGGTAAGTAAAAATTGCTTCTCAACCTATTGCTTAATTAGCATTTTTTAATTGTTCTTATGGGCAGTCATCACATGCTTGCTATATACTTGGGGATAACATTTGGTTGCTATATGTTTCAATCAAACTGATCCAAAGTTAACTGAATTCTTCTAAAAAATTTGGCTGGATTAGCTACTATTTGGTTTTCAAACTAACAAGCTCAAAAATTTTTGAAGTACAATAGATGCTTCTACTAAAGGCATGTAAGAAAAGAATGTGAACAAACCTGAAAAGGAAGCAAAAAAGCGCCAAGTTCAACAACCAAAGCTTCTAGaagattatttttaattgttggAGAATAACTTAAAATACTGAAGTCTCCGTTTCAAAGCAAAATCTGGAAGCAAGAGAACTGTCAACACCGGGCTGTTAGAGTACTCTGAGTGGCACTCCTCACTACTGTCTGGCCACAATAAGTACAACCTGCATCAATTCAGATTGCAACTAATttttagagagagaaaagagCAATTTCTGTGAACTCTTGAAAATTGTAGATGCAATTTTAACGACCAAAGGAAATATAAACATAGAATACCCAAAGAAGGGAAAAATGGATACCAGGAAGCAATTTTAACTACCAAATGGAATAGAATATCCTAGAAGGAAAAAATGGACATcttgaaagagagaaagagagagatgttTTATGCATAAGAGAATCTTAAACTGTTCATTACCTTTGCATATGATGCCTCTGAATCCTGCTCCTAACTTATATTATATTTGTTTTACAGATATTTGTTTGTATTTTCTCTCTTATGCAtggttattttttaaattttctttctttgtttctttattttttttaatatagataGCATATTCAACAATcagtttatgtttgttttgttacAGTGTCGTCAATATTCATCTACAAATCCATTGTTCATTATATGATAAATCTATAAATCATTATATTTCATAGCTttataaaagaacaaagaataaagaactttctttttttttcttacaattTTTTCATGCTAAATTAAGCATAATTTGCTGaataatcaaattgaaattttgTGAATTGATATCATTCATTTTTCACTCACCTGTGTATTTAATCATACCATTACTGTTTATCTAATATTTACCAAGCTAGGTGAATGCATAGTTGAATTTTCAGGAGATTTTTATTTCCTAATCTTGCCAATTCGTTGAAATGAGTTATGATCAAGATGCATTAAAGTCTAAGAAAAGGAGCTATTAATTGATTATGCAGAATTTGCAGTTGCAAGCATTACAAATTGCCTTTTTGCGTTGCTGCAAACGAGTGTTCTCTTTTTAACATTATTTTCTGTAGGTCCTTGATGAAGCGGATAGGATGCTTGATATGGGATTTAGACAGGAAGTTCGTTCCATATTAGGCAACACATGTTCTGGTACTCTCTCTCTATCCTACAAGGCATTTgaatagaaagaaaaagaattagaTTGTTGATGTTCACAAGCATACCTGCATCATTTCATAGGCTTATTGCAgcatgaattttttatttaatttttttataatattgaagAATATTGAGGTAAATTTTTATCATGTAGAACTTAAAGAAATTGTAATATGACAGTTTTAAGTATTCCTTTTCGCTTAATATTTAGGAGAGGCATTATTATTATGATGGATACGATATAACTTCTTTTAGTTGTAGTATCATTCACAATTAGAGACAAATGTCTTTAACAGAAAAATTTGTCGTTCAATTATAATGTTCATATTGTAAAATATAATCAATATATTCCCATAATTGAAATctgaaaaaaaatcacactcaaaattttaaataaaactctACGCATAATTTATTCATGTAGTTATTTAGTTATCACAATTAAAACCTAGTTCAGTTCTTCGCAAAAATCATAGAACTTGTGAAACAAATTGAGATAATATCttataatatttatcaataataaagtGCATTGAATAAAATGTTATTTGGTATTAGAAAGGATTCAACTCCAAAGCCAGGAGACaaagggaatttttttttttaaaatcccgTATTATTGGCCTATTCGCCTTAAACCAGATTGAGAAAGTATAGTGCTTATTTGGATGAGTGGTAGGGGCTAAATTTGACATTTGGGCTTTCAATTGTTGGTTTGGAATGTTTGCTAAATGTTACAGTATGCAATGTTTCAAAATATTCATTGAAATGTTGGAAGTTGGGATCTCTAACTATTGGCTTTTCCCTCAAATCCAAAGGATTTTGaatcaatattttataaattacaaaTACTGAGTACATATTTGCATCCCTCAACTTCACTAAGAAAGTGTTGTGGTAGCATGAACTGTGAAATTGTGCCATGACACTTGAAATATTCAAAAGTGTAATTATAATGACCTTGCAATCTTAGAATGATGTAGCGTGAACTACAAATTCATTGACATGTATTTACAAGCTCAAATTGTTGCCAAAATTCACCGTCAACAGTTAGTAACTTAACAACAATCTTACACAAAATACAAagcttgaaattcaaattcgcTTTATATTTTCTTCATTCAAAGAATCTTCTCCCTAGATTCAAATTGGTTTAAGAATACTTTAGAGATTTACACTACGTGATAATTGGGATAACAAAGTCAACTTAATTCCAATTTTAAATAGTCTAGGTGTCTCATGGATCATTTTCAAAATTCAGGGTGCCATGAGATTTTTTTGTTTAAGTTTAGGGGTGCAAATATGTATCATCTCATTACAAGTAAACTACAGTTTATGACTTTCTGTACAGAATACTTAATTGTGTTAGATATACTAATGCTGTTTTTTGTCAAATGTATGCTTATATTTCTcctatttataattttgaatttatgTAAGGGTTTTGAAACTAAGTTATTACTATCATTCTTTGTGGAAGTGACTGTTCTTTGACATTCCATTTGGAAGACCACATGAAGAACCTACTAGCATTGAGCACTCAAATTGTGTCACCTGGAAAGAACTTTAGGGTTATTGATCAGCATTTTCTGCATCAGTAGCTTTCTTAGTTGAATGGTCAAGTCAATTAATGCTTTGCAATTTTTTAGGTAAAATTATGGTGATAACAGGATAATGTTAGAGAATTAAACTTATAGTGCTTCACTTCTGATTAAATAACTTAAGACGGAAAAAGGAAAAGCGGGATGCTACTTATCCGGTGTTAAGGGAGTATCATTAAGTAAATCGTGGGAGAGAGTGTATTTCTTTAATTACCCTCAATGTTgtgataattttattgtttaagcTTTTGATATcagtttagtttaatttattctcagTTAAAGAAAATATCTAATGTATATTGTATATTCTTGACTATTTATATGATTCACTTAACCTATACAGCTCGCCAAATGATAATGTTCAGTGCTACATGGCCTCTAGATGTACATAACCTAGCTGAGGAGTACATGGATCCTAACCCCATTAAGGTGTGGATCTTCACTACTGGTTCTAATTGTTTGGTTGTTAGCTACATCCATTGTAAAATTAATGAGCTTTTCAGGTAGTTGTAGGTTCAGAGGATACGGCTGCCAACCATGATGTCATGCAGATTGTGGAGGTTTGTTGCTCAATGCGTAGCTAGGGGTCTTTGTGAAATTTGGATTTTTTGTGTTGTGCTAAGatgcatatttttatatatattgtcACCTTCTCTTCTACATTTAGGTCCTGGAGGAACATCTGCGTGATGATCGTTTGATTGCTTTGCTAGACAAATATCACAAATCCCAACGGTACCTTGTGCCTTTATACATGCTTGTATTCTTTGACATGTGTAACCTGAATgtaaattaactattaattaCTCTATTGAACTCAACTTAGTCCCAGCACTGATCTATTTGGGTTTTGGCTATGTAGGTCCATGTTTTAGTTGGATTTTAGACTAAAATTTCAGAAAAATCTAGAGATGTTAAACCTTTCTTGACATCATCCCCTATGTTATTCTTGGTCAACCTTCTGTCTTTTGCTCTTCTGACTTTGATGTACCAATATGTGAATCCATCTTTGAACTTAATCCTATCTTGATTTATCTGCTGGATAGTGGATATGAGCAACCATTATCAGTTTTGCTCTCTTAACTTTTTCCTTATAGGTGCCATTTCCACTTTCATTTGAATATGCTTCTTTCTTATTCAATCATTGCTTATTTCCACATTCATATGACCATACTTCATGTTGTGGACATGTTTCTTCTCCACCCAACTTCCATTATTAGGTGCTTAAGTTGGCTAACCTTGAAAGGATTTTAGGAACTTAACCTTACTGGATTACTGTCCCATCTTTGTTTTAAGGAACTTAACCTTATTGGATAACTATCGCCCCTCTTTGTTTTAACCAACTTGCTTTGGTATTATATAATATCATTGTGACTGTTGTCATTTTTTTGTTAATAGAATCAAAGTGTTGAAAATATTAACTTCGTTGGATTTTCTCACTATTCAGTTCTCATTGCCCTTGCATTATAAATGCAATGCTTTGATTGTCTTTCGGTTGTACTTAACTTGAAACCCATAGGCTTTGTGATCTTTCATCTCAAGTTTTGCCTTTTGAAAAATGGGAGTAACTGTAACAGAATGAAAGGATAGTTTACTTATGGATTTTATTCTGATTTACCTTTGAGGTGAGCTTTCATCTCAAGATTTGCCTTCAGAATTAGTACAGGGTagaattgctaaaatttaaaagaacacTAAATATTATAACAAACTAAGGCGTTGTCACTCAAAGTATAAAACTCAGTACCTTCTAATATTTTTGGTTGATTCAGTGTTTCAAATTTCACCTATTCGAAAACTGAATTAACCAAAAAATTACCTTTAAATAACGGGGTTAACGGTAACAACCCTTCTAAAACCTAGAAAATAACGGCTATTATGTATAAATATGTAACTTAAAGGGCCACTATGTAACATAATGACCATTATTTGAAACCATGTTGAGGAtgactctttctctgtttaggCTCTAGGTGACGGGTGACTCTATTTTGGCTTCTAAGAGTGGGACTCCGTTGACTAcaagaaaaggaaaatgaaaCTGAAGTTTGATAGAGAAAGAGAGGCCAGAAAAAGGAAGGCCTTTTGACTGAGTGAGAGAAGTGCGGACGGAAACTGAAATGAAAGAAGGGAAGATGACCTTTTATACCAATGCTTAAAATGGCGGTGGATTGAAGGAGGGATAAATTGGCCAGTTCAGTTCTATTTTGCACATAGGACTAACAGAAAGTTTTTTTTCCCCTAAAATCTATAATCGAAGTAAACCAAGTGACTTAAACAGCTGAGCTGAAAAACCAAATTTCATATGTTCTGGTTTGTTTTTTTGGTTATAACCCAAAACTTGTCAACCCTATTTTTGACAAAAACAAAATTGAGAGATTAAAtggttgaattttaaattataaggacATTAATGTTTTTAATAGTAAGCACTAGATAGTAATTTATCCACAATTAAAACTAGACTAACAAAATTTGGTTCGAGTTAGATTCtattttgttctttttttttttttaaatttcagtgTTTTATGgattatttgattaataatgtATTTGCATATTTTCACGTTGTTCTTAGTTTTTGGTTCAATATGATTCTATAGAATGAGGATTTTGGTTATTTTCATTTTGGTAAATTTGGAGCTGAACCAAATTGAACCATATGGGGCATAACATGTGTGGAAGTTAGCCATTATGTTTATCATTTTGTTTGGTTtcaattccagttttctttctGATATTAAGCTAGAGCGAAATAAGCTTAAAATTCCTACACTTGCTATCAGGAACAGAGTATTGGTTTTTGCATTGTACCAGAAGGAAGCTGCTCGTCTTGAAGGAATGCTAAAAACAAGGTAATATGAAATTGCAATGTATTTAAGGCAAGCCAAAAATGGCTATGAAGCTAGTTGCTGAAAAATACAATTTGGAAGCTATTGATTATTCCTGTTGTCCTTGTTTCTCGCTTAACCTTTCTTCCTGCGTCCTTTTTGATGTTGTAGAGGTTGGAAGGTTGTTTCTATACATGGCAACAAAGCACAGGATCAAAGGACAAAGGCACTGTCATTGTTCAAGAAGGGCAGCTGTCCTTTAATGGTATATTGTAAATTAGTGTTTAATTACGAGTGTACAAAAACTTCAGTGCGATAATCTTAATAGTATCTTGGTATAtgcaacttttttttattttcaatattcattTCATGCTGCAATGTCAGTAAAGAAAGAGGTGGAAACATATGTGGGAAGTAAGGTGCGTACCGCACTAATAATAAGGAAATGTCTAGAGAAGATAGAGAGAGAATATAGTTTTGGGATTGGTGAAAGAAAGTATGAAGTGGTTAATTGGATACAACCTTATATTGACCTAGttcatttcaaatatttttgtttttgaGGGGAAACtttgatgactaaaatcacaaTTTGCAGGTAGCTACTGATGTTGCTGCTCGAGGGTTGGATGTTCCTGATGTTGAAGTAGTGATCAATTATAGTTTTCCACTCACTACAGAAGATTATGTCCACAGAATTGGCAGGACTGGTCGGGCTGGTAAGAAGGGTGTTGCCCACACATTTTTCACGCATCAAAATAAggtaattttttaagttttattagGATGCTCCTGCTAAATTCTGCAGTTaacgagaaaaaaaaaagtaataacaATTCTATTCCAGGGGCTCGCTGGAGAGCTTGTGAACGTTCTCCGTGAAGCTGGGCAAGTTGTGCCATCTGCTCTTTTGAAATTTGGCACTCATGTAAAGAAAAAGGTGCTCATTTTTTTATCTGATATTTTTACAccttttttttaatgtattctTTCAGTTTTACTTTTACATGCAGCTACAGGGTTGGGGTTTCTCATATGTGCTTGTGTTGTGGGAGAGCAATTGTACACCAAATACATTGTTGGAGGATAATTGTATGCTAAACACCCCATATATTGTCTAGGATTAACACAATAAACACTTGAACTAAAATTATTAACCTATTGAATACATGAAAATCATAACACTAAACACAATTAACCATGCCAATGATATCTTGTCAAAAAGGTTAAAAGTTGACACTTGTTTCTAAGTTTACTTTAAATCTTGCTGATTGTGCTGTAAATTTCACAGAATAATAAAACTACTCCCGGTAAGACGAGTGACATTGttattaagttatttttcaGTTCTGGTATCCAATGAGTTAATCTGGAATAGTATAGTGGTACTGGGGTGTAAACGTGTACTTGGCCAATGATACAAGCTGGGCATAGTCATGAATTTTAGTTCCTTCTTAACAGTTTACTTTTTGTCATTAATTGCAGGAGTCCAAGCTTTATGGGGCCCACTTCAGAGAAATATCTGCAGATGCTCCAAAGGCGAAAAAGATTACATTTAACTCAGATGATGAAGATTGAATCATGTCTTCTCATAGTGAGACTGGCAGAAAACATAAAGAGCTAGTCAGTCATTTAAaggtttcttccttccatttccattattaattttatcttatagaTTTCatcatttatttagttttatttcacCTGATTTTTCCTTAATGGCAAATTGGTTTGCCTCTTCATTATGTATCAATCCTGCTTAGTAATTTGATTCTTTGGAACTTTTTCTAAATTTGAAGAGCAAAAAATCCAAGTCACTATACATTTTTTATGCCATTTATTTGAGTGAAAAACAAAGaatatctctttacttttcttctGATCACATATTGAAGAGGCTATGTGATGTTTAGGCCTATTTGGTATTTACTATAAAGAAAAACATGttcttaaatataattataattaatatttaaatttttatattttaaaatataaactaaatatttcttttttttagtcAATTTAGAAAGTTGTTTAATGAGAGTTAAAGGGGTCAATATTGGTAAAATCTGCTGATGAGAATGTTTACAATagtaaaattaatgaatgaaataataatttgagatatatatttatctcgaaattaaaaataaaaggattaAATAGTTAAAGGCTTTAAAAAACATAGgctgtaattatattttttaaaaaatataaggattaatttattagtttcaaAATAAACCCTATGAACCAAAtagttaattttctttttatataaatgtgAGTTATAAATGCATTCTTAGTAAtgcattattaaaaatataatttctttattttattgattcatttatttatatttataaagaggccaaaatacctaaaaatagatgtttaatatatttttttaaaaaaaaagtgaatgaAAGCATTAACAAAGGGTAAATTCTAGAcactaaataattatttcttaaaatttgaGTAATGTTAGAAAATAGATGGaatgattaaatttaatgattttttttttgaacaatAAGAAAACTTGCAAATTAATATTAAGAGCGTATGCAATAAAatagggattttttttttttttttgtcaatagaGAAAGAGTGCCTAAGGTGCAaaacaaaaatgcaaacattTAAGGTCTCTACTCTAGGCTCAATAAAAAAGAAACCATTCCGAATACACAACCTTAGAGATATTGTCGCTCTTCTTTGAAGACTCTTGTTACTAGACAATCAACCAAGACAACGGAGTTACTCTTTCAAATGAAGTCGTAAAGACTGCAAACAAACTTATTAAAGTTCATGGCAGTGAGAATtttctttcataaaaaaatcaGAGATCCAaatctaaaataagaaaaaaaaaatcatattgctAGAAACGAACAATAAGCCATTAGATTCACACAACCAACATTTAGATCAAGGTGCTTTTAGAAATAGAAGAGTCAAGCGAAAATAAaggaaatttaattaataatagcaatacttaaaaatatttttccaattaataaataatttagaaaatttaattaaaaaaaattatcatttaatctctattataaaaaaaaaaactcattagcacaatcttacattttaaaaatatattaaaacatttataatatttttaactattaaatgtttataattagtagagaaatacattaaaaattaatttctcgactgtaaaaaaatatattaaaatatttatatttttaaaaatatattaattagtctcattaaaaaatattttatattttttatctattacttaacggctaaaattaataaaataataaattaataatttttttaaaattttaaaaatattttaaaatattttttaaaattattaacaatgttttttaaaattatttaaaatattttaaaattttttcttaaaattaataaagtggctaattagtaaattttaaatactattttaaaatatttttttcaatatgtATAAGTAGAGTAGTTTacataaaaaaacataaataattttttataaatattcaaaaatattaattaaagaaaatatactaaataaaatataattatttaatatttcaaattaaaaactataattttagttaaaatattaaaaatttatacacGATAATGCAACATGGcacatttaattataattttagaaatttgtctaaaaaattttaaaaatcgaagttatttttttttattttaaaaattgaaaaattaatctctctttacataaaaaaacataaataattttttataaatatttaaaaatatcaattaaagaaaatatgcTGAATAAACCatagttatttaatattttaaattaaaaactacaattttagttaaaatattaaaattttatacacgATCATACTAGATGTAATATGAAAAAGTTaactataattttgaaaattacaattatttaactttaatttaaaaaattaatctcaaaaattttaaaaactgcagttattattttatttaatttaaaaataaaaaaaaaactctcgtTACATAAACAACATAAATCATTTTttatagatatttaaaatatcaattaaagaaaa
Protein-coding sequences here:
- the LOC110605259 gene encoding DEAD-box ATP-dependent RNA helicase 5 isoform X1, with translation MGKKLEETVLINEPVIQLDSHETDKREKKKKKNKHVKLESDEGKELNIKRKLEETEVQKDSKRDKKKKKQKEEKENGTQQGNDIETHELEELVPVEGDGDTVAVTGKDAHEAKYAPLKSFAESNLPDIVLKCCENFKNPSPIQAHAWPFLLNGRDFIGIAKTGSGKTLAYGIPAIMHVLSKRKRASANKRVNPLCLVLAPTRELADQISVVLHDAGEPCSVKSVCLYGGTSKGPQISSLKSGVDIVIATPGRLKDLIEMNVCNLTEVSFVVLDEADRMLDMGFRQEVRSILGNTCSARQMIMFSATWPLDVHNLAEEYMDPNPIKVVVGSEDTAANHDVMQIVEVLEEHLRDDRLIALLDKYHKSQRNRVLVFALYQKEAARLEGMLKTRGWKVVSIHGNKAQDQRTKALSLFKKGSCPLMVATDVAARGLDVPDVEVVINYSFPLTTEDYVHRIGRTGRAGKKGVAHTFFTHQNKGLAGELVNVLREAGQVVPSALLKFGTHVKKKESKLYGAHFREISADAPKAKKITFNSDDED
- the LOC110605259 gene encoding DEAD-box ATP-dependent RNA helicase 5 isoform X2, producing MGKKLEETVLINEPVIQLDSHETDKREKKKKKNKHVKLESDEGKELNIKRKLEETEVQKDSKRDKKKKKQKEEKENGTQQGNDIETHELEELVPVEGDGDTVAVTGKDAHEAKYAPLKSFAESNLPDIVLKCCENFKNPSPIQAHAWPFLLNGRDFIGIAKTGSGKTLAYGIPAIMHVLSKRKRASANKRVNPLCLVLAPTRELADQISVVLHDAGEPCSVKSVCLYGGTSKGPQISSLKSGVDIVIATPGRLKDLIEMNVCNLTEVSFVVLDEADRMLDMGFRQEVRSILGNTCSARQMIMFSATWPLDVHNLAEEYMDPNPIKVVVGSEDTAANHDVMQIVEVLEEHLRDDRLIALLDKYHKSQRVLVFALYQKEAARLEGMLKTRGWKVVSIHGNKAQDQRTKALSLFKKGSCPLMVATDVAARGLDVPDVEVVINYSFPLTTEDYVHRIGRTGRAGKKGVAHTFFTHQNKGLAGELVNVLREAGQVVPSALLKFGTHVKKKESKLYGAHFREISADAPKAKKITFNSDDED